The following are from one region of the Thermodesulfobacteriota bacterium genome:
- a CDS encoding universal stress protein encodes MTIVYATDGSPAAREAGGVLAGLPLTPDDRITLLAVASRRDAPAVGEVLAAAREDLAGTRAHVEPMVREGYPDEEILAACGEIGASLLAVGATGTSGLVRFGWGSVAARVTRHAPCSVLVARRGHRPIRQVILGYDGAPSSRTAATQLLRFPLPAHPEVLLTIVLPVLDSEAPRREPVWVSPGVDEGSALRELGELKEAFLASGRGAETAILRGYPAARLLEQAEEVRADLVVVGAHGQSLADRFHRFLLGSVSEQVARHAPCSVLVMRED; translated from the coding sequence GTGACGATCGTTTACGCCACAGACGGCTCCCCTGCCGCCCGCGAGGCGGGAGGGGTGCTGGCCGGCCTGCCCCTGACGCCCGACGACCGGATCACCCTGCTTGCCGTCGCCTCGCGGCGAGATGCGCCCGCAGTCGGGGAGGTGCTGGCGGCCGCCCGGGAAGACCTGGCGGGCACGCGCGCCCACGTCGAGCCCATGGTGCGCGAGGGTTACCCGGACGAGGAGATCCTGGCAGCCTGCGGGGAGATCGGGGCGTCTCTCCTGGCGGTGGGTGCCACCGGGACCTCAGGTCTGGTGCGGTTCGGATGGGGGAGCGTCGCGGCGCGGGTCACCCGCCACGCTCCGTGTTCGGTGCTCGTCGCCCGCCGGGGGCACAGGCCCATTCGACAGGTGATTCTGGGCTACGACGGGGCGCCCTCATCCCGGACCGCGGCGACCCAACTCCTGCGCTTTCCCTTGCCGGCCCACCCCGAGGTCCTCTTGACGATCGTCCTGCCGGTGCTCGACTCCGAGGCCCCGCGGCGGGAGCCCGTGTGGGTCTCGCCCGGGGTCGACGAGGGCTCGGCGCTCCGAGAGCTGGGCGAGCTCAAGGAGGCGTTTCTCGCTTCCGGCCGCGGGGCCGAGACGGCCATCCTGCGGGGGTACCCCGCCGCACGGCTCCTGGAGCAGGCCGAAGAAGTCCGTGCCGACCTCGTGGTGGTGGGGGCCCACGGCCAGAGCCTTGCCGATCGGTTCCACCGCTTCCTGCTCGGCAGTGTCTCGGAGCAGGTGGCGCGCCACGCCCCTTGCTCGGTCCTCGTGATGCGGGAGGACTGA
- a CDS encoding magnesium transporter — protein MSHVLTHQHLGDSLREHLRQDYPILRAGQTVEEALASLRTQALAEKIVYFYVLDEEDRLQGIVPTRRLLMNPLDAKIGELMVTRLVTLPASATVLDACEFFTLYRFLAFPVVDDEKRLLGIVDVGMFAEGFFDAAEASSAEAAFQLIGVHLALSRRGSPWARFRDRFPWLLANIGGGIVCALVAGLYEPLLDTVIVLALFIPVVLALAESVSIQSMTITLQGFAGQGVTRRGFAQALGAEFAIAVLLGLAAGGTVGAIAWIWKGQLAVAAAIAASICLSMVTACLLGVALPTAIHASGRDPKIAAGPVVLALADVATLLFYFNVAGLLLRSGAT, from the coding sequence GTGAGCCACGTTCTCACGCACCAGCACCTGGGCGACTCCCTGCGGGAGCACCTGCGGCAGGACTACCCGATCCTTCGCGCCGGCCAGACGGTGGAAGAGGCGTTGGCATCCCTGCGGACCCAGGCCCTGGCGGAGAAGATCGTCTACTTCTACGTCCTGGACGAGGAAGACCGTTTGCAGGGCATCGTACCGACGCGGCGCCTCCTGATGAACCCGCTCGACGCGAAGATCGGGGAGCTGATGGTGACTCGGCTCGTGACGCTCCCCGCCTCCGCCACGGTCCTGGACGCTTGCGAGTTCTTCACGCTGTACCGCTTCCTGGCCTTTCCCGTGGTCGACGACGAAAAGCGCCTGCTGGGCATCGTCGACGTGGGCATGTTCGCCGAAGGCTTCTTCGATGCGGCCGAGGCGAGCTCGGCCGAGGCCGCCTTCCAGCTCATCGGCGTGCACCTGGCCCTCTCCCGCCGGGGTTCGCCCTGGGCCCGATTCCGAGACCGGTTCCCGTGGCTCCTGGCCAATATCGGGGGCGGCATCGTGTGCGCCCTCGTGGCCGGGCTGTACGAGCCCCTCCTCGATACCGTGATCGTGCTCGCCCTCTTCATCCCCGTGGTGCTGGCCCTGGCGGAGAGCGTGAGCATCCAGTCCATGACCATTACGCTCCAAGGTTTCGCGGGGCAGGGGGTGACCCGCCGGGGCTTCGCCCAGGCCCTCGGCGCCGAGTTTGCCATCGCCGTGCTGCTGGGTCTCGCTGCGGGCGGTACGGTCGGTGCCATCGCGTGGATCTGGAAAGGGCAGCTCGCCGTGGCCGCCGCCATCGCTGCGAGCATCTGCCTCTCCATGGTGACCGCGTGCCTCCTCGGCGTGGCCCTGCCCACCGCCATCCATGCGTCGGGGCGGGACCCCAAGATCGCTGCCGGGCCCGTGGTGCTCGCCTTGGCCGACGTGGCCACTCTTCTCTTCTACTTCAACGTGGCGGGTCTGCTGCTTCGCTCCGGAGCGACCTGA
- a CDS encoding cation:proton antiporter has product MPFVFDSLFLEMTAILVVSAVIGALATQLRQPLIVAFIGVGVLVGPSGLDLVSAHEQIELLAELGIALLLFVVGLKLDLHLIRTTGPVALATGLGQVLFTSLFGFLIALGFGMGTVEALYLAVGLTFSSTIIIVKLLSDKREIDALHGRIALGFLIVQDVAAVLALIGLTALGAAPGGEGGMLREGLRVAGVGLAFLGVVGLLMRYVLPPLLDRLARSQELLVLSAIAWAVLLAALGDTLGFSKEVGAFLAGISLASTPYREAIASRLVSLRDFLLLFFFIDLGARLDLSLLGAQLGPAAVFSVFVLVGNPLIVMAIMGFMGYRKRTGFLAGLTVAQISEFSLILGAMGVSLGHLSQEAMGLLTLVGLVTIGLSTYLILYSYPLYNRLSPLLGIFERHVPHREQAEDSPGGAGAEVILFGLGRYGRNIAKNLLRRGKQVLGVDFDPEAVAECQAEGLPVRYGDSEDPDILEHLPLAGARLVVSAAPGREANLTLLRSLQAHGYRGKVVLTAHSAAEARLFQQSGADRVLFPFADAAEQAVDALGGAADHIQAAHPWGVTLDEVRVGSDSLAAGRCIKDLALRSRTGASIIAVDRAGRSLFDLGPDFQVFPGDRLVLVGAPDALARAREALQATAFEEAQPTPFRIGEVAVSEGSTWAGRSLAEIDLRGRHGVNVIGIQRGEERLTAPEPGEVLRTGDRLVVAGAAHDVDGLCGGGDVCHRPVGV; this is encoded by the coding sequence ATGCCCTTCGTGTTCGATAGCCTCTTCCTCGAGATGACCGCGATCCTCGTGGTGAGCGCCGTCATCGGCGCCCTGGCCACCCAGCTGCGCCAGCCCCTGATCGTGGCATTCATCGGGGTCGGGGTGCTGGTGGGACCCTCGGGGCTCGATCTCGTCTCGGCCCACGAGCAGATCGAGCTCCTGGCGGAGCTCGGCATCGCGCTCCTGCTCTTCGTGGTGGGTCTGAAGCTCGATCTCCACCTCATCCGCACCACGGGCCCCGTGGCGCTGGCGACGGGCCTCGGGCAGGTGCTCTTCACCTCGCTCTTCGGGTTCCTCATCGCCCTGGGGTTCGGGATGGGGACGGTGGAGGCCCTCTACCTGGCCGTGGGGCTCACCTTCTCGAGCACGATCATCATCGTCAAGCTCCTCTCCGACAAGCGCGAGATCGACGCCCTTCACGGGCGCATCGCCCTGGGGTTCCTCATCGTGCAGGACGTGGCGGCGGTGCTCGCGCTCATCGGCCTTACGGCCCTCGGAGCCGCCCCGGGCGGCGAGGGGGGGATGCTCCGGGAAGGCCTGCGGGTTGCGGGCGTGGGCCTCGCGTTCCTGGGGGTGGTGGGCCTCCTCATGCGCTACGTGCTCCCGCCCCTGCTGGACCGGCTCGCCCGCTCCCAGGAGCTCCTGGTGCTCTCGGCGATCGCCTGGGCGGTGCTCCTCGCAGCCCTGGGCGACACCCTGGGATTCAGCAAGGAGGTGGGAGCATTCCTCGCGGGCATCTCGCTGGCTTCGACCCCCTACCGGGAGGCCATCGCATCCCGCTTGGTGAGCCTGCGGGACTTCCTGCTCCTCTTCTTCTTCATCGACCTGGGGGCGAGGCTCGACCTCTCGCTGCTGGGGGCCCAACTGGGGCCCGCGGCGGTCTTCTCGGTCTTCGTGCTAGTGGGCAACCCCCTCATCGTCATGGCGATCATGGGGTTCATGGGGTACCGCAAGCGCACCGGGTTCCTGGCGGGCCTCACCGTGGCCCAGATCAGCGAGTTCTCCCTGATTCTCGGCGCCATGGGCGTGAGCCTGGGGCACCTGAGCCAGGAGGCCATGGGGCTCCTGACCCTGGTGGGGCTCGTGACCATCGGGCTCTCCACCTACCTGATCCTCTACTCCTACCCGCTCTACAACCGGCTTTCCCCCCTCCTGGGGATCTTCGAGCGGCACGTCCCCCACCGGGAGCAGGCCGAGGACAGCCCCGGCGGCGCGGGGGCCGAGGTGATCCTCTTCGGCCTCGGCCGCTACGGCCGCAACATCGCCAAGAACCTTCTGCGGCGGGGCAAGCAGGTGCTCGGGGTGGACTTCGACCCCGAGGCGGTGGCCGAGTGCCAGGCGGAAGGCCTGCCCGTCCGGTACGGCGACTCCGAGGACCCGGACATCCTGGAGCACCTGCCCCTGGCCGGCGCCCGGTTGGTGGTGAGCGCCGCCCCTGGGCGCGAGGCCAACCTCACGCTGCTCCGATCCCTTCAGGCCCACGGCTACCGGGGCAAGGTGGTGCTCACCGCCCACAGCGCAGCGGAGGCGCGGCTCTTCCAGCAATCCGGTGCCGACCGGGTGCTCTTTCCTTTCGCCGATGCCGCCGAGCAGGCGGTGGACGCCCTGGGCGGGGCCGCCGACCACATCCAGGCGGCCCACCCCTGGGGAGTCACCCTGGACGAAGTGCGGGTGGGGAGCGACTCCCTCGCGGCCGGCCGGTGCATCAAGGATTTGGCGCTGCGGTCCCGCACGGGCGCGTCGATCATCGCCGTGGACCGGGCCGGCCGAAGCCTCTTCGACCTGGGGCCCGACTTCCAGGTCTTCCCGGGGGACCGGCTCGTGCTCGTGGGCGCCCCGGACGCCCTGGCGCGGGCGCGGGAGGCCTTGCAGGCCACCGCCTTCGAGGAGGCGCAGCCCACGCCGTTTCGCATCGGTGAGGTGGCCGTGTCCGAGGGCTCGACCTGGGCGGGCCGCTCCCTCGCCGAGATCGACCTGCGGGGCCGGCACGGGGTCAACGTGATCGGCATCCAGCGGGGGGAGGAACGGCTCACCGCCCCCGAGCCCGGCGAGGTGCTGCGGACCGGCGACCGGCTGGTGGTGGCGGGAGCCGCCCACGACGTGGACGGCCTGTGCGGGGGAGGGGACGTGTGCCACCGACCTGTGGGGGTTTGA
- a CDS encoding permease — MEGFLREFLELLRNLGKELVYILPYLLVGVLMEATIRTLKWHVKLRKVLGRFGPFTIPVATLLGLASPLCACATLPLVISLLVAGLPLAPAVALLVASPLMSPASYAMLSGMLGLGWANVVLVCALLLSLFAGYVTLWLRPRGFSEDAIFRQKLPEGNFHDPDYPVEELRCECGRQLSHRVDRCTHNPVLVFLARVWEGGLRIGKFALVGIVIEVVALQFIPREWVVSLLEGQGAWPILALTFATVPLHLPQVTAASMLFGFYLPDPGEALGLAKGPGIAMLVGGPVTALPVMGVFLTMFHKRVFFLYLALCVLGTLILAFGYRALPWTF; from the coding sequence GTGGAAGGTTTCCTTCGGGAGTTTCTGGAGCTCTTGCGCAATCTCGGCAAGGAGCTTGTCTACATCCTCCCCTACCTGCTGGTGGGAGTCCTGATGGAGGCCACCATCCGGACACTCAAGTGGCACGTGAAGCTCCGGAAGGTCCTGGGCCGGTTCGGACCCTTCACCATCCCCGTGGCCACTCTCCTGGGGCTCGCGAGCCCCCTGTGCGCCTGCGCGACGCTGCCGCTGGTCATCTCGCTGCTCGTGGCGGGTCTGCCGCTCGCCCCCGCCGTCGCGCTGCTCGTGGCCTCGCCCCTCATGAGCCCGGCCTCCTACGCGATGCTCTCGGGCATGCTGGGGCTGGGGTGGGCCAACGTGGTGCTGGTGTGCGCGCTCCTGCTCTCGCTCTTCGCGGGCTACGTGACCTTGTGGCTGCGCCCCCGGGGCTTTTCCGAGGACGCGATCTTCCGGCAGAAGCTCCCGGAGGGGAACTTCCACGACCCCGACTACCCCGTGGAGGAGCTCCGGTGCGAGTGCGGCCGGCAGCTCTCCCACCGCGTGGACCGGTGCACCCACAACCCGGTGCTGGTGTTCCTCGCCCGGGTGTGGGAGGGGGGGCTGCGCATCGGCAAGTTCGCCCTGGTGGGCATCGTCATCGAGGTGGTGGCGCTCCAGTTCATCCCCCGGGAGTGGGTGGTGAGCCTGCTCGAAGGGCAGGGCGCCTGGCCCATCCTCGCGCTGACCTTCGCCACGGTGCCCCTGCACCTGCCACAGGTCACCGCCGCGTCGATGCTCTTCGGCTTCTACCTCCCGGACCCCGGCGAGGCGCTGGGCCTGGCCAAGGGCCCCGGCATCGCCATGCTGGTGGGGGGGCCGGTGACGGCGCTCCCGGTGATGGGGGTCTTCCTCACCATGTTCCACAAGCGGGTCTTCTTCCTCTACCTGGCCCTGTGCGTGCTCGGCACCCTCATCTTAGCCTTCGGGTACCGCGCCCTGCCCTGGACGTTCTGA
- a CDS encoding HNH endonuclease, with protein MYGLDQQVLRVDVGGMPLEWIDYQEAVRLHHLGRVCYCLGTLLYRLRGGVNARTGRRSAVEVTSILATTGDRRAGLRGVYEPPLSNATLFRRDAQLCLYCGVPFPPRELSRDHVTPLSRGGRDYWNNVVTACKRCNNHKAGRTPEEAGLELLAVPFTPTRAEYVYLQGKRILADQMEFLRTHFPRTSPLHRRLAQAGRVTGDG; from the coding sequence GTGTACGGGTTGGACCAGCAGGTGCTCCGGGTGGACGTGGGGGGGATGCCCCTGGAGTGGATCGACTACCAGGAGGCGGTGCGGCTGCACCACCTGGGGCGGGTCTGCTACTGCCTCGGGACGCTGCTCTACCGCCTGCGGGGCGGGGTCAACGCCCGCACCGGCCGGCGGAGCGCGGTGGAGGTCACCTCGATCCTCGCCACCACCGGCGACCGGCGGGCCGGGCTCCGCGGCGTCTACGAGCCCCCCCTCTCCAACGCCACGCTCTTTCGGCGCGACGCCCAGCTCTGCCTCTACTGCGGCGTGCCGTTTCCCCCCCGGGAGCTCTCCCGCGACCACGTGACCCCGCTGAGCCGGGGCGGCCGGGACTATTGGAACAACGTGGTGACCGCCTGCAAGCGCTGCAACAACCACAAGGCGGGCCGCACCCCCGAAGAAGCCGGGCTGGAGCTTCTGGCCGTTCCCTTCACCCCCACCCGGGCCGAGTACGTCTACCTCCAGGGCAAGCGCATCCTCGCCGACCAGATGGAGTTCCTCCGCACCCACTTCCCCCGCACCAGCCCCCTGCACCGCCGCCTGGCGCAAGCCGGGCGGGTGACGGGTGACGGGTGA
- a CDS encoding cytochrome c3 family protein has translation MHRSAALLVAALTLAWALPAHALKLVAPVDKTVVQGASVLVHGFGQQGSEVRVRVEGGGKASEASARLEAGSIVEIKVPLSPGLNRITVGRETREVFRAMGAEPAPPGFRPQRIHGGDISRCSSCHEADQSLRAGGYPGVCLSCHEVSSANPAHREGPERNLHFRANISRCNRCHDAHAAPERKLLKGAAQDLCTACHPGFAAGDGTHAAYDEGGCAACHDPHFSGFPKILTGAMPGPCEACHDQGKGATGVTLHARVGGERACSTCHDPHGRQSRLLRQGAEALCTSCHAEVTKKGHGRELSDCTACHDPHAAMGSGLVRKDVGERCAECHDDVAKGKTIHAPVVQGCRGCHSPHRDEGTSAAATRCGACHDPARNPQMASLHGGLVLAPETCATCHPPHASPTNRLVRGTLHFPLTQGKCSACHGKGSGQGLKASEAVQACRVCHPFERTMAAQGERIHEPVADGECMACHDPHLSARKGLLRASEARVCGECHSVSQTGEGRKDHSAAQDCTACHRPHGGGEKKFLAARPSALCAGCHDVPEQGASHTHAALDEGCLHCHDPHGGFSGASLRMPERDLCVECHDSPPPGHSYAADEKCSTCHEPHASPNPHLLRGERSAAAPVPEPAVR, from the coding sequence ATGCACCGCAGTGCCGCTCTCCTCGTTGCGGCCCTCACCCTGGCCTGGGCCCTTCCGGCCCATGCGCTCAAGCTCGTGGCGCCGGTCGACAAGACCGTGGTGCAGGGTGCTTCGGTGCTGGTGCACGGGTTCGGCCAGCAGGGCTCCGAGGTGCGGGTTCGGGTCGAAGGCGGGGGCAAGGCGAGCGAAGCCTCGGCCCGCCTGGAAGCGGGTTCCATCGTGGAGATCAAGGTCCCCCTCTCTCCCGGGCTCAACCGCATCACCGTGGGCCGCGAGACCCGCGAGGTGTTCCGGGCAATGGGGGCGGAGCCCGCGCCCCCCGGTTTTCGTCCCCAGCGCATCCACGGCGGAGACATATCCCGGTGTTCCTCCTGCCACGAAGCCGACCAGTCCCTTCGGGCCGGGGGCTACCCCGGGGTCTGCCTGAGCTGCCACGAGGTGAGCTCCGCCAACCCGGCCCACCGGGAGGGGCCCGAGCGAAACCTCCACTTCCGGGCCAACATCTCCCGCTGCAACCGCTGTCACGACGCCCACGCAGCCCCCGAACGCAAGCTCCTCAAGGGGGCCGCCCAGGATCTGTGCACGGCGTGCCACCCCGGCTTTGCCGCCGGCGACGGTACCCACGCCGCGTACGACGAAGGCGGGTGCGCCGCGTGTCACGACCCCCACTTCTCCGGTTTTCCCAAGATCCTCACCGGCGCCATGCCGGGGCCCTGCGAGGCGTGCCACGACCAGGGCAAGGGGGCCACCGGGGTGACGCTCCACGCGCGGGTGGGAGGGGAGCGCGCGTGCAGCACGTGCCACGACCCCCACGGCCGGCAGAGCCGCCTGCTGCGTCAAGGAGCAGAAGCCTTGTGCACCTCGTGCCACGCCGAGGTGACGAAGAAAGGGCACGGGCGCGAGCTCTCGGACTGTACGGCCTGCCACGATCCCCACGCCGCCATGGGGTCGGGCCTCGTGCGCAAGGATGTGGGCGAGCGCTGCGCCGAGTGCCACGACGACGTGGCGAAGGGAAAGACGATCCACGCGCCGGTGGTCCAGGGCTGTCGCGGGTGTCACAGCCCCCACCGGGACGAGGGAACCTCCGCCGCCGCGACCCGATGCGGCGCGTGCCACGATCCGGCCCGCAACCCCCAGATGGCGAGCCTCCACGGGGGTCTCGTCCTGGCTCCGGAGACCTGCGCCACCTGCCACCCGCCCCACGCCTCGCCCACCAACCGGCTGGTGCGGGGGACGCTCCACTTCCCCCTCACCCAGGGCAAGTGCTCTGCCTGTCACGGGAAGGGTTCCGGGCAGGGGTTGAAGGCGAGCGAGGCGGTGCAGGCGTGCCGGGTCTGCCACCCCTTCGAGAGGACCATGGCGGCCCAGGGGGAGCGAATCCACGAGCCCGTGGCCGACGGCGAGTGCATGGCGTGCCACGACCCGCACCTGTCGGCGCGCAAGGGACTCCTCCGAGCCTCGGAGGCCCGGGTTTGCGGGGAGTGCCACAGCGTGTCCCAGACGGGAGAAGGACGCAAGGACCACTCGGCCGCGCAGGACTGCACCGCCTGCCACCGGCCCCACGGGGGAGGTGAGAAGAAGTTCCTCGCCGCCCGCCCTTCCGCCCTGTGCGCCGGCTGTCACGACGTGCCCGAGCAGGGCGCGTCCCATACCCACGCCGCCCTGGACGAGGGGTGCCTCCACTGCCACGATCCCCACGGGGGATTTTCCGGCGCCTCCCTGCGGATGCCCGAGAGGGATCTGTGCGTGGAGTGCCACGACAGCCCCCCGCCGGGCCATTCCTACGCGGCGGACGAGAAGTGCTCCACCTGCCACGAGCCCCACGCATCCCCCAACCCGCACCTGCTCCGGGGGGAGCGCAGCGCCGCCGCGCCGGTCCCGGAGCCCGCGGTCCGGTAG
- a CDS encoding HD-GYP domain-containing protein, translated as MLKKIRVEDLEPGMFVADFNTPWLLHPFFPNRITVRSARDVEQMLRCRMTEVYIDTARGADSGKAVAAEEAERELGARMREEVLEPAEPEPVPAPVPFEAEYRRARELYDEAKSSVERQFGEVGRGRRADGEVADRTVGDLIASIFRNRDAMLSLARLKSFDEYTFHHSLNVAVLALNLGVQLGILDRELQRLGIGALLHDLGKVRLPGGLVQKQGPLDSREYEVVKTHSLHGARILLESGSIPEDCAAVPLGHHERYDGTGYPRCLTGAGVGKFGLITAIADVYDAMTTDRPYQKGMASTHALRRLYGWAGTHFHPVYVQKFIQCVGIYPVGTAVHLSTGEVGIVVRQNRDSLLRPWVRLARSARGIPLRRPTDVDLRDPDPRGEAPHARTIIQVVDPRGTGLEVDAVLGRETWSVTGDG; from the coding sequence ATGCTCAAGAAGATCCGCGTGGAAGACCTCGAGCCCGGGATGTTCGTGGCCGACTTCAACACGCCCTGGCTCCTGCACCCCTTCTTCCCCAACCGCATCACCGTGCGCAGCGCCCGCGACGTCGAGCAGATGCTCCGGTGCAGGATGACCGAGGTATACATCGACACGGCGCGGGGTGCCGACAGCGGCAAGGCGGTGGCCGCCGAGGAAGCCGAGCGGGAGCTCGGCGCCCGGATGCGGGAAGAAGTGCTCGAGCCGGCGGAGCCGGAGCCCGTCCCCGCCCCGGTCCCCTTCGAGGCCGAGTACCGGCGGGCCCGCGAGCTCTACGACGAAGCCAAGTCCTCGGTGGAGCGGCAATTCGGTGAGGTGGGCCGGGGGCGCCGGGCCGACGGGGAGGTGGCCGACCGCACCGTGGGCGACCTGATCGCGTCGATCTTTCGCAACCGCGACGCCATGCTGAGCCTGGCGCGCCTCAAGAGCTTCGACGAGTACACGTTTCACCACAGCCTCAACGTGGCGGTGCTCGCCCTGAACCTGGGGGTACAGCTGGGCATCCTCGACCGGGAGCTCCAGCGCCTGGGCATCGGAGCCCTCCTGCACGATCTGGGCAAGGTGCGGCTTCCCGGGGGGCTCGTGCAGAAGCAGGGCCCCCTGGACTCGCGGGAGTACGAGGTGGTGAAGACCCACTCCCTCCACGGGGCCCGCATCCTGCTGGAGTCCGGCTCGATCCCCGAAGACTGTGCCGCCGTGCCCCTGGGCCACCACGAGCGTTACGACGGGACCGGCTATCCCCGGTGCCTCACGGGCGCCGGCGTGGGAAAGTTTGGCCTCATCACCGCGATCGCCGACGTCTACGACGCCATGACCACCGACCGGCCCTACCAGAAGGGGATGGCGTCCACCCACGCCCTGCGCAGGCTCTATGGCTGGGCCGGGACCCACTTCCACCCCGTGTACGTGCAGAAGTTCATCCAGTGCGTGGGGATCTACCCCGTGGGCACCGCGGTGCACCTCTCCACCGGCGAGGTGGGGATCGTGGTGCGGCAGAACCGGGACAGCCTGCTTCGCCCCTGGGTGCGGCTGGCCCGATCCGCCCGCGGCATCCCCCTGCGGCGGCCCACCGACGTGGACCTGCGGGACCCCGACCCCCGGGGAGAGGCGCCCCACGCCCGCACGATCATCCAGGTCGTGGACCCCCGCGGCACCGGCCTGGAAGTGGATGCCGTCCTGGGGCGTGAGACGTGGAGCGTGACGGGTGACGGGTGA
- a CDS encoding TlpA disulfide reductase family protein: MARLGRAVLLASLLAAGSWFLGAGGGHALCVQEGTAAPDFTLETLEGGSVRLSALRGKPVLLVFWATWCPRCMEQLAFLQGLQTSLGDRLAILAVNQETQLLSPAHVAKLREELRERGISLPVPLDRELSVWKDYCIGALPTTVILDREGIVRFAEPNFYWASREKIEGVLRGLGVGLP, from the coding sequence ATGGCACGGCTTGGGAGGGCGGTTCTGCTAGCATCGCTGTTGGCGGCGGGAAGCTGGTTTCTCGGGGCCGGGGGTGGCCATGCCCTGTGCGTGCAGGAGGGAACGGCGGCACCCGACTTCACCCTCGAGACCCTCGAGGGCGGGTCGGTGCGGCTCTCCGCGCTCCGGGGCAAGCCGGTGCTCCTGGTCTTCTGGGCCACCTGGTGCCCCCGCTGCATGGAGCAGCTCGCGTTCCTCCAGGGCCTCCAGACCTCCCTGGGCGACCGGCTCGCCATCCTGGCCGTGAACCAGGAAACCCAGCTCCTCTCGCCGGCCCACGTGGCCAAGCTCCGGGAAGAGCTGCGCGAGCGCGGCATCTCCCTGCCGGTGCCCCTCGACCGGGAGCTCTCGGTGTGGAAGGACTACTGCATCGGGGCCCTGCCCACCACCGTAATCCTCGACCGGGAGGGGATCGTGCGCTTCGCCGAACCCAACTTCTACTGGGCCAGCCGGGAGAAGATCGAAGGAGTGCTGCGCGGGCTGGGTGTGGGGCTGCCCTGA
- a CDS encoding multicopper oxidase domain-containing protein, which produces MALPVISRDAVNERHHHELDLADPETLEMFEKFGCNVRVEGSPPTPDRVEPHVALVRDVFTSLDIRMPDGREVRMWGFEDGDKVVLRPYPLPPLIEDPRRSFPSAAIRVREGQIVHTTGKMSHNSHTIHHHGIEPTAVNDGVGHTSFEVTGSYDYQWRAAYAGTYLYHCHKNTTLHFEMGMYGLLIVDPPEGPGFARRAMEVVPYDVEAWWVPDEIDPRWHDIHHSAGLDCPFDDEDPGLNYMDPEYFLISGVPHPWSRNSPLAGENPGVAAELAAGQTLLARVANASYAVLRITLHGLDSEVIAVDGRTLGGPGDGRYSRPFLLPSGVPFELTTAQRWDLLVRPTAPGTFPVSMEFLHWISGDVIGVAETEIVVQGV; this is translated from the coding sequence ATGGCCCTGCCCGTGATCTCCCGCGACGCCGTCAACGAACGCCATCACCACGAGCTGGATCTCGCCGATCCCGAAACCCTCGAGATGTTCGAGAAGTTCGGGTGCAACGTGCGGGTCGAGGGTTCCCCGCCCACTCCGGACCGGGTGGAGCCCCACGTGGCCCTGGTGCGCGACGTCTTCACCAGCCTGGACATCCGCATGCCCGACGGCCGGGAGGTGCGCATGTGGGGATTCGAGGACGGGGACAAGGTGGTGCTTCGGCCCTACCCCCTGCCGCCACTCATCGAGGACCCGCGTCGCTCCTTCCCCTCGGCGGCCATACGGGTTCGGGAGGGGCAGATCGTCCACACCACGGGGAAGATGAGCCACAACTCCCACACCATCCACCACCACGGCATCGAGCCTACCGCCGTCAACGACGGGGTCGGCCACACCTCCTTCGAGGTCACGGGCAGCTACGACTACCAGTGGCGCGCCGCCTACGCGGGCACCTACCTCTACCACTGCCACAAGAACACCACGCTCCACTTCGAGATGGGGATGTACGGCCTGCTGATCGTGGACCCGCCGGAAGGCCCCGGCTTCGCGCGCCGGGCCATGGAGGTGGTGCCCTACGACGTGGAGGCCTGGTGGGTGCCCGACGAGATCGACCCCCGCTGGCACGACATCCACCACAGCGCCGGGCTGGACTGCCCCTTCGACGACGAGGATCCGGGCCTCAACTACATGGACCCCGAGTACTTCCTCATCTCCGGCGTACCCCATCCCTGGAGCCGCAACAGCCCCCTGGCCGGGGAGAACCCCGGAGTCGCGGCGGAACTCGCCGCGGGCCAGACGCTCCTCGCCCGGGTGGCCAACGCGTCCTACGCGGTCCTGCGGATCACCCTTCACGGCCTCGACTCCGAGGTCATCGCCGTGGACGGCCGCACCCTGGGCGGCCCCGGCGACGGCCGCTACTCCCGCCCTTTTCTCCTGCCGTCGGGCGTCCCCTTCGAGCTCACCACCGCCCAGCGATGGGACCTCCTGGTGCGCCCTACCGCCCCGGGCACCTTCCCCGTCTCCATGGAGTTCCTGCACTGGATCAGCGGAGACGTGATCGGGGTGGCCGAGACAGAGATCGTGGTCCAGGGGGTGTGA